From the Notolabrus celidotus isolate fNotCel1 chromosome 12, fNotCel1.pri, whole genome shotgun sequence genome, one window contains:
- the crabp2a gene encoding cellular retinoic acid-binding protein 2a, with translation MEREIPNFNGTWKMKSSENFEELLKKLNVNMMLRMIAVKAAAEPLVEIKQDGETLNIKTSTTVRTTNITFTVGQEFNEATVDGRPCTSFPRWETDNKISCEQTLKKGEGPKTSWTREITNDGKLILTMGADDVICTRVYERQGS, from the exons ATGGAGCGCGAAATCCCTAATTTCAACGGCACCTGGAAGATGAAGAGTTCAGAAAACTTTGAAGAACTGTTGAAGAAGCTCA ATGTCAACATGATGCTGCGTATGATCGCGGTGAAGGCAGCAGCCGAACCTCTGGTGGAGATTAAACAGGACGGAGAGACGCTGAACATTAAAACGTCGACCACAGTCCGCACCACCAACATCACGTTCACCGTGGGACAGGAGTTCAATGAGGCCACAGTGGATGGGCGTCCCTGCACG AGTTTTCCACGTTGGGAAACTGACAACAAGATCAGCTGTGAGCAGACTCTGAAGAAAGGAGAAGGACCGAAGACGTCTTGGACCCGAGAGATCACCAATGATGGCAAACTGATCCTG aCCATGGGAGCAGACGATGTGATATGCACCAGAGTCTACGAACGACAAGGAAGTTAA